GAATACAAAGAGCCTTTTCCGAATACGGTGAAGATCCGAAGGGTCTATATGTAGTTAATTCAGGTTACACCGGTTTGGACGGTTATAAGTCATTAAAAGAAATTTGGGAATCCGGTTTACGGCCGGATGCTATTTTCGGTGCAAGCGACGGTATTACTTCCGGCGCTATGAGGTTTTTGTTTGAACAAAAGGTTAATATTCCGGAGGACTTGTCTGTTATCGGGTATGAAAGTTCTATCCTGTCTGAATATTCACCCGTCAATCTGACTGTTATTGATGCTCATAAGGAGAAAATGGGTGAAGAAGCTTGTCGTGCACTCTTGAAAAGGATTGAAAAGCCCCGTTCAAATACCGTTTGGTTAGGAATTCCACCAACTCTGTCCCATGGTTCCTCTGTAATTCAACGTTAAATTTTACTTACAACATACGCTATAAAAATAATTATAATTCCATTCAGAACAAGAGAGGAGATTTTTATGAATATTCAACAGTTAAAATGTGATGTTGCGGTTATCGGAGGTGGACCCGCCGGAATTGCTGCAGCACTGGCAGCCGCCAGAAACGGCGCCAAAGTTTTTCTCGCAGATCGCAACGAATATCTCGGAGGTAACATGTCTTCAGGGCTTCCTTTACTGGGTTTTCTTGATAAAAACGGGAACCAGGTAACAGGCGGTATTGCACAGGAGATTGTAGATAAATTAACATTGCGTGGAGCGTGCCTGGGCCATAACCCTTGCCCACTGCATAATTCAGTTACAATCATTGACTCTGAAATGATGAAGGTTCTCGCCTTTGAGATATGCAGAGAAGCGGGAATTCAGGTTTTACTACACTGTGAGGTCATTGATGTTAATGTTGAAAACGGCCGAATAGACCGGGTGTATCTCATGGGTAAAGGCACACGCTATGATATTGAAGCTTCCGTTTTTATAGATGCTACAGGCGACGGCGATGTTGCATATCTTTCAGGTGCTACATTTGAAAAGGGTCAACAGGAAACAGGGATTTTACAACCCCCTTCCCTCCTTTTTACACTTAGTAATTTTAATGAAGAAAAGTTCTGGAGTTTCTTAGAAGAGCATCCTGAGGATTTGATTCCCGCCGAAAGCATGAATGTTTCCAACGGATATGATGTACAATTTTTTAGAAGCCACCCGGGCTATGTATTCCTTGGACTGCGAAATACATTAACACGAATGAGTGAACAAAATTTAAATCCATTCAAAAGAGATACTCTCATATACATTAAAACCCCGCATCCGGGTCAGATTTGCATTAACGCCACACGGATTTTAAACTTTGACGGAACTGATCTCAAGGATTTAACACGGGGCGGCGAAGAAGGTATGCAGCAAATCGTAAATATAACTGAGTTTCTTAGAAAATATATACCGGGCTTTGAGGACACCTATGTTTCTTACATTAACAGTTCAATAGGTATTCGTGAAACCCGCCGTTTTTCCGGCATTAAGAGACTTACTATAGACAATGTGACAAATGGTGTTATTCCTGAGGACAGCATTGCCCTTGGTTCCTACAAAGTAGACATTCATAACGGTCTGAATAGTTCTACTGATCTCATTGACCTTGAAGGGCCTTATGGAATACCCCTGGGTTGCCTAATCAGCAGTGATGTGAACAATCTGGTACTAAGCGGCAGATGTATTTCCATGGATGCACCTTCATTAGCCAGTGCCCGTGTTATGACAACTTGTATGGCAATTGGACAAGCTACCGGAGTATGCGCTTCTCTTTCTACTAAAAAGAATATTCTCCCTTCTTCAGTTAACAGCGCAGAAGTCAGAGAAATATTGCTAAAAGAAAAAGCAATTCTTAGTATTTAAGAATAATTACCGTGAATGATTTTGAGATTTGACGGTGTACACCTGTGTCATTCCTATTTATGAAAGCATGCCTTGTTTACATCAGGAAACAGGCCCCTTAAATTATATCCGATTAATTTACCACCACAGCATACTTTTGGAACTGTCCATAAAACCAAAGCAGATGCACAAGCTGCTGAAAAAAAGCACAGCCGCTTATACTAAATATTAATAAATAAAATAGGCTTCCCATTGAATAATTATTTAATCATAGGAAGCTATTTTTATTTTTCATAAAATCTTCAATGTACATTCCATTATTTTCAGTTACAATTGTGCCCAAGGCGAAAAACCACACCGGTCAGGTGTGGTTCCTAATATTTTTTATTTAATTATTTTTCTTTAACCGGAATCCATATTTCGCTGATATAGCCTTCACTCTTTGTGTCCCCTTCTGTATAAAGCTCTATGTCATATCCGGGTATCAATTCATATTTTGATTGTGGAAGCCATTCACTATAAATCCTT
This region of Clostridium sp. BNL1100 genomic DNA includes:
- a CDS encoding FAD-dependent oxidoreductase, which gives rise to MNIQQLKCDVAVIGGGPAGIAAALAAARNGAKVFLADRNEYLGGNMSSGLPLLGFLDKNGNQVTGGIAQEIVDKLTLRGACLGHNPCPLHNSVTIIDSEMMKVLAFEICREAGIQVLLHCEVIDVNVENGRIDRVYLMGKGTRYDIEASVFIDATGDGDVAYLSGATFEKGQQETGILQPPSLLFTLSNFNEEKFWSFLEEHPEDLIPAESMNVSNGYDVQFFRSHPGYVFLGLRNTLTRMSEQNLNPFKRDTLIYIKTPHPGQICINATRILNFDGTDLKDLTRGGEEGMQQIVNITEFLRKYIPGFEDTYVSYINSSIGIRETRRFSGIKRLTIDNVTNGVIPEDSIALGSYKVDIHNGLNSSTDLIDLEGPYGIPLGCLISSDVNNLVLSGRCISMDAPSLASARVMTTCMAIGQATGVCASLSTKKNILPSSVNSAEVREILLKEKAILSI